GTAGAAAGCATGAGAGTAAGCGGCGTCTTGCCTCTGAAGTTTTCATCAATGTAGACACTCGCTCCCTGAGGAGTTGTGATAAGAGTGAGGGGCGCGAGTTTTTGCGCAGGTTTCGATCCCTTTGGAACAGGCGTTTTCCGGTTAACGCTTTTCTGTTCAGGCTTCGGTATCTCAGGGACTTTCATTTCAGGCGGAGTAACCGGGGCGGCCTGCTTCGTTTCAGGTGTTGAAGTTGAAGGGACCGGTTCCGGTCCAGGCATCGGGGTAGAGGCGATACTTTTTTTCGGCTGCGCATTTTGCTGATCAACTGACGGCCGTTGAAGAGATGTATTCGTGTGCTGATAAAAGTAATAGACCCCTCCCGCAAGGATTGCTACTGCTAATGTCACAGCAAAGGGAATGACGTAGCTCCGGCTTTTCCCGCCTGCCGGAGTTTTTATAACAGCCGCCAAACCAAGTTCATAAAGGCATGTCTTCAGGGCTTCCGAAATTTCACTGCCGGACTGAAAGCGTTTTTCAGGCTCTTTCTGAAGCGCCTTCATTATCAGGCTGGAGAGATGATTCGGGACATGGGCTGACAGGGTGGAAGGAACAGGCGGGGTGACCCGTGTAATTTCGTTAAAGACGCTCGCAAGGGTTTTCCCTTCCCCTCCGAAGGGCCTTCTGCCTGTGACCATTTCATAAAGGATGACTCCGAGAGAAAAAATATCGGAACGCCCGTCAACCGGTTGACCAAGTATCTGCTCCGGCGACATATATGCGGGAGTGCCCATTATCTCCCCTGCCTGCGTCTGCAATGTCGTGGTGGAATCTTCGATATGTGCGATGCCGAAGTCAGTGATCTTGATCCGGCCGTCCGGCGTGACGATAATATTGCTCGGCTTGATGTCCCGGTGAATGACACCTTTCTGGTGCGCGTAATTGAGGGTCTCGGCAATTTGTATCCCGAATGTCATTGCCTCTTTAATATCAAAGCGGCTTTCCCTGAGCACATCTGAAAGC
The Nitrospirota bacterium genome window above contains:
- a CDS encoding protein kinase; the encoded protein is MRRVNYGRYQIIREVGSGSMGVVYQARDPQIDRLVAVKILRQDRTSTETFVRRFLKEAKVIGRLSHPNIVTIYDMGEEQGTIYIAMEFLEGRSLSDVLRESRFDIKEAMTFGIQIAETLNYAHQKGVIHRDIKPSNIIVTPDGRIKITDFGIAHIEDSTTTLQTQAGEIMGTPAYMSPEQILGQPVDGRSDIFSLGVILYEMVTGRRPFGGEGKTLASVFNEITRVTPPVPSTLSAHVPNHLSSLIMKALQKEPEKRFQSGSEISEALKTCLYELGLAAVIKTPAGGKSRSYVIPFAVTLAVAILAGGVYYFYQHTNTSLQRPSVDQQNAQPKKSIASTPMPGPEPVPSTSTPETKQAAPVTPPEMKVPEIPKPEQKSVNRKTPVPKGSKPAQKLAPLTLITTPQGASVYIDENFRGKTPLTLMLSTGEHRVRLTLAGYRDVEREFSLEETMEYPLSFNLQAVQ